Proteins co-encoded in one Gossypium arboreum isolate Shixiya-1 chromosome 11, ASM2569848v2, whole genome shotgun sequence genomic window:
- the LOC108472578 gene encoding GPI mannosyltransferase 1-like: MISLKPRLVLLISAIFRVGLILFGEWQDTNMEVRYTDVDYLVFSGAASLMAPGHCPYKRTTYRYSPLLAFFFLLTPNSFLFHSCGKFLFSASVQAALWYGLILHFRIYPIIYVLPITLFLNPRFFQSGVKPLLSDWISDQGKPRQINSEVTDKSVVLNVLKSVFTGSRILFGLVSGTVILFCTGSFFRVYRWEFYLEFILQLVLIFYLAKDPVFCFFVQTVAFVAFNKVITAQYFVWFFCLLPLILPWSNMKLKWKGLCCIFFVDGSSNPLVVMGLPARV, translated from the exons ATGATTTCACTTAAACCCCGTTTGGTTCTCCTAATATCAGCCATTTTCCGTGTGGGTTTAATTTTGTTCGGTGAATGGCAAGATACGAATATGGAAGTTCGATATACGGATGTAGATTACCTTGTTTTCTCTGGTGCTGCTTCTTTAATGGCTCCCGGTCATTGTCCTTATAAAAGAACCACTTACCGTTATTCACCTTtacttgcttttttttttttattaacccccaattcttttctttttcattcttgtGGCAAATTTCTCTTCTCAGCGTCAg TACAAGCTGCGCTTTGGTACGGTCTTATTCTTCACTTCAGAATTTATCCTATAATCTATGTGCTTCCCATTACCCTTTTTCTCAATCCACGCTTTTTTCAATCCGGAGTGAAACCGTTGCTTAGTGATTGGATTTCTGATCAAGGGAAGCCTCGTCAAATTAATTCAGAAGTGACTGATAAAAGTGTTGTGCTTAATGTATTGAAAAGCGTATTCACGGGGTCAAGGATTTTGTTTGGTCTTGTTTCCGGGACTGTTATCCTCTTTTGCACCGGTTCTTTCTTCAGGGTATACAGATGGGAATTTTACCTCGAG TTTATACTGCAGCTAGTACTCATTTTTTACTTAGCAAAGGATCCCGTGTTCTGCTTCTTTGTACAGACAGTGGCATTCGTAGCATTCAATAAG GTAATCACAGCGCAGTACTTTGTATGGTTCTTTTGTCTCTTGCCTCTTATTTTGCCATGGAGCAATATGAAGCTTAAATGGAAAGGTCTATGTTGCATTTTTTTTGTGGACGGGAGCTCAAACCCACTGGTTGTAATGGGTTTACCTGCTCGAGTTTAA
- the LOC128284253 gene encoding uncharacterized protein LOC128284253, with protein sequence MSESQDAPSSIRVVSEAESDAPGNESEPDDTQVNESMSTGSKKRNREADNSVAQKGKAPKKQTSGNEASTSRQQPKQKETKDDGNREKNIHCKIDRRKKTDKMTDMEVLLWKNLVAFPDSLQIPASFNQIRKEWPMRPDLQKIFQKMQDIKAKSNNDVTLDGVNQELDALGKQRKEQERGLDAVLDTSIATRTQIEQCSEYMSWLLPQVQVQDQVEDQDQVQVQVQVQVQDQVEDQDQVQDQDQVQDQVEYQVQDQDQDQVQVQVQDQVQVQDQVQVQDQVQVQVQDQVQENLFTPEGMQLWSSENQLYDEDNISLSTKKGIRFLVSSLEDQLYDNNNNEVLFEDFEGLAEALEKTSGLAPLPDELKPFAAQVKDACGEDTGINHMLIEVIVCAAIKEMKCLPSESVNWNMLKKWGATLSYAKENGFQVSFADLLLKKNLKSYVLESLLTNEEFPSNLRSVGRLLTNEEIQSLGTWLTSLEDQIYDGNNNEVSFKDFEWLEEELVKTKGSAPLPDKLKSIAAQIKGAHGKDTGINHLSIEVIVCAAINDMERLPSESMNWDMLKKWGAILNYAKQNGFQVSFADVSLKRNLKSYVLDNYAWPRDLYF encoded by the exons ATGAGTGAAAGCCAGGACGCCCCTAGCTCAATTAGGGTTGTTTCGGAAGCTGAGAGTGATGCACCTGGAAATGAATCCGAACCCGATGATACCCAGGTGAATGAGTCGATGTCGACTGGAAGCAAGAAAAGAAACCGGGAAGCCGATAATTCAGTGGCACAAAAAGGAAAAGCCCCCAAGAAACAGACATCGGGAAATGAAGCTTCAACTTCCCGACAACAACCAAAACAGAAAGAGACGAAAGATGACGGAAACAGAGAGAAGAATATCCACTGTAAAATTGATAGACGGAAAAAGACG GACAAAATGACAGATATGGAAGTTCTGTTATGGAAGAACCTGGTAGCCTTTCCTGACTCGTTACAAATTCCTGCCTCCTTCAATCAAATCAGAAAGGAGTGGCCAATGCGTCCTGATCttcaaaaaattttccaaaagaTGCAGGACATCAAGGCCAAATCCAATAATGATGTGACATTGGATGGAGTAAATCAGGAGTTAGATGCATTAGGGAAACAACGAAAG GAACAAGAAAGGGGCCTTGATGCAGTCTTG GACACCAGCATAGCGACTAGGACTCAAATAGAACAG TGTTCTGAATACATGTCATGGCTTCTTCCTCAAGTTCAAGTTCAAGATCAAGTTGAAGATCAAGATCAAGTTCAAGTTCAAGTTCAAGTTCAAGTTCAAGATCAAGTTGAAGATCAAGATCAAGTTCAAGATCAAGATCAAGTTCAAGATCAAGTAGAATATCAAGTTCAAGATCAAGATCAAGATCAAGTTCAAGTTCAAGTTCAAGATCAAGTTCAAGTTCAAGATCAAGTTCAAGTTCAAGATCAAGTTCAAGTTCAAGTTCAAGATCAAGTTCAAGAAAATTTGTTCACTCCTGAAGGAATGCAATTGTGGAGTTCGGAAAACCAACTTTATGACGAAGACAACATTAGTTTGTCAACTAAAAAAGGAATACGGTTTTTAGTGTCGAGTTTGGAAGATCAACTTTatgacaataataataatgaagtgTTGTTCGAAGATTTCGAAGGGCTAGCAGAGGCATTGGAGAAAACTAGCGGCTTGGCTCCTCTTCCAGACGAGCTCAAACCTTTTGCAGCCCAAGTCAAAGATGCTTGTGGGGAAGATACTGGGATTAACCATATGTTAATCGAAGTTATCGTCTGCGCTGCAATCAAGGAGATGAAATGTTTGCCATCCGAGTCTGTGAACTGGAATATGTTGAAAAAATGGGGAGCGACACTCAGTTATGCTAAGGAAAATGGTTTTCAAGTGAGCTTTGCTGATTTGTTACTCAAGAAGAATTTGAAATCATACGTTCTTGAAAGTTTGTTAACTAATGAAGAATTTCCGTCTAATTTGCGGAGTGTGGGTAGGTTGTTAACTAATGAAGAAATACAGTCTTTAGGGACTTGGTTGACGAGTTTGGAAGACCAAATTTATGACGGAAACAACAATGAAGTGTCCTTCAAAGATTTCGAATGGTTAGAAGAGGAATTGGTGAAAACTAAGGGCTCGGCTCCTCTTCCAGACAAGCTCAAATCTATTGCAGCCCAAATCAAAGGGGCTCATGGGAAAGATACTGGGATTAACCATCTGTCAATTGAAGTTATTGTCTGCGCTGCAATCAATGACATGGAACGTTTGCCATCCGAGTCTATGAACTGGGATATGTTGAAAAAATGGGGAGCGATACTCAATTATGCTAAGCAAAATGGTTTTCAAGTGAGCTTTGCTGATGTGTCCCTGAAGAGGAATTTGAAATCCTACGTTCTTGATAATTACGCTTGGCCGagggatttatatttttga